In a genomic window of Candidatus Cloacimonadota bacterium:
- a CDS encoding permease, with protein MKNKKQKNNKRSYIFLGIVIIATLILTQLFPTKSPKMLKTSYEYFLQMVLIFPAILILMGLFSVWISKEFIMKHLGESSGMKGIIVSFILGALPTGPLFVAFPMAQAFHKKGASYTNIVIFLSAWACIKIPQELVELRFLGAKFMLARLGLTIVFIAIMGLIIEKLMKNTPEKIM; from the coding sequence ATTTTTTTAGGAATTGTCATAATTGCCACACTTATTCTAACGCAATTGTTTCCGACAAAATCTCCAAAAATGTTGAAAACCTCTTACGAATATTTTTTACAGATGGTATTAATATTTCCGGCAATTCTTATTTTGATGGGATTATTTTCAGTCTGGATTTCCAAAGAATTCATTATGAAACATTTGGGGGAAAGTTCCGGTATGAAAGGAATAATTGTCTCATTTATTTTGGGAGCTTTACCAACAGGTCCACTTTTTGTGGCTTTTCCGATGGCTCAGGCTTTTCATAAAAAAGGAGCAAGTTATACGAATATTGTCATTTTCTTATCAGCCTGGGCTTGCATAAAAATTCCGCAGGAACTCGTAGAATTGCGTTTTTTAGGAGCAAAATTTATGTTAGCGAGATTAGGATTGACTATCGTTTTTATTGCAATTATGGGTTTGATAATCGAAAAATTAATGAAAAATACACCTGAAAAAATTATGTAA